A genomic segment from Triticum dicoccoides isolate Atlit2015 ecotype Zavitan chromosome 1A, WEW_v2.0, whole genome shotgun sequence encodes:
- the LOC119321076 gene encoding uncharacterized protein LOC119321076: MAEASKRIDLAAPLLSVRRHGGLGLGGALRYGERCDDATPRPGGVPFGWERRPGHPKGVGTPPLPGPDQEAAVRFSDALSRPDSCYTVSCSDAAGATASAAPSPSPRGSVMMDRFFLAAKEQCVFRKAATAAANTRTPTSDRLPGRLPVQHLPASHVHVQRNHVKDADGNGEDDEWEVHSTAGFASKRKCGLLPARCAKSALLLLNPARSTMRRRRGARRFLSGCGSSRRETNPLLPRVGQHPDLDAGTVTGSSWEEVYISSLRRSDRGAVHPKATHLGLLLVLDGADGGAASPLPPPNPKCVRPPTAKANVGGKTPRRLNAVGQGFPPPLPPSQERTVARRDDKMVLALPSPKTPSESWLSRTLPTVSSNRLTATSFMGLHVQQLRNQRAPSRWCSSDQAKVIDHGARPRQIRIYDPC; encoded by the exons ATGGCCGAGGCGAGCAAGCGCATCGACCTCGCCGCGCCGCTGCTCTCCGTGCGGCGCCACGGCGGGTTGGGCCTGGGCGGCGCGTTGCGGTACGGCGAACGCTGCGACGATGCCACCCCCCGCCCCGGAGGCGTGCCGTTCGGGTGGGAGCGCCGGCCCGGCCACCCCAAGGGCGTAGGCACGCCACCGCTGCCCGGGCCGGACCAGGaggccgcggtgcgcttctcggacgCGCTCTCCCGCCCCGACAGCTGCTACACCGTGAGCTGCAGCGACGCGGCCGGCGCGACGGCGTCGGCGGCCCCGAGCCCGAGCCCCCGCGGCAGCGTCATGATGGACCGCTTCTTTCTGGCGGCCAAGGAGCAGTGCGTCTTCCGGAAGGCCGCCACCGCTGCTGCCAACACGCGCACCCCCACCAGCGACAGGTTGCCGGGGCGCCTCCCTGTCCAGCACCTGCCGGCGAGCCACGTCCACGTGCAGCGTAACCATGTAAAGGACGCGGAcggcaacggggaggacgacgagtGGGAGGTGCACAGCACGGCGGGCTTCGCGTCCAAAAGGAAGTGCGGGCTGCTCCCCGCGCGGTGCGCCAAGAGCGCCCTGCTGCTCCTGAACCCGGCGCGGTCCACGATGAGGCGCCGCCGAGGCGCGCGGCGCTTCCTATCCGGCTGCGGCAGCAGCCGGCGCGAGACGAACCCGCTCCTGCCGCGGGTCGGGCAGCACCCTGATCTCGACGCTGGCACGGTCACG GGAAGCAGCTGGGAGGAGGTGTACATCAGCTCGCTGCGGCGATCGGACCGAGGCGCCGTGCATCCCAAGGCCACCCATCTCGGCCTGCTCCTGGTCCTCGACGGGGCCGACGGCGGTGCGgcctcgccgctgccgcctccCAATCCCAAGTGCGTCAGGCCGCCGACGGCGAAGGCGAACGTCGGCGGGAAGACACCCCGCAGGCTCAACGCCGTCGGCCAGGGCTTCCCGCCGCCGCTACCTCCCTCGCAGGAGAGGACCGTGGCTCGCCGTGACGACAAGATGGTGCTCGCATTGCCGTCGCCCAAGACGCCGTCGGAGTCGTGGCTCTCGCGTACGCTGCCGACCGTGTCGTCGAACAGGCTGACGGCCACTTCGTTCATGGGGCTCCACGTGCAGCAGCTCAGGAATCAGCGCGCTCCGTCTCGCTGGTGCTCCAGCGATCAGGCCAAGGTTATCGATCATGGCGCCAGGCCACGGCAGATACGAATATATGATCCTTGCTAG